The genome window TGGTTGAGACCCTGGCCTTTCTCGACATCCACTTCCAGTGCGCCCTCACCATCGACGCGGGTAACGAATCCATCCAGTTCCGGCACCGAGGCCAGTGTCGGTTCGGGATCCAGCACGAATGTTTCCACACTCAATTCCTGAAGCAGATCCTTCTTGCTGGTATTTTTAAGAATCTTGCCATGGTCAATGATGGCAATATTACGGCAAAGCGCTTCTGCTTCTTCCAGGTAGTGTGTCGTCAGAATGATAGTCGTGCCGTGTCGGTTTATTTCCTCAAGGAACGTCCACATTGAGCGTCGAAGTTCAATATCCACGCCGGCGGTGGGCTCGTCCAGAATCAGCAGCCTCGGCTCATGCACCAGTGCGCGCGCGATCATAAGACGGCGTTTCATGCCGCCGGAGAGCATCCTGGCAGGCGTATTCCGCTTGTCCCATAGCCCGAGTTTCTTAAGATACTTCTCGGCTGAAACGGACGCCTGTTTTAAAGGAATACCGTAGTAACCAGCCTGCGTTGTCACGATGTCGAAGACTTTTTCGAACTGGTTGAAATTGAATTCCTGCGGAACCACGCCAAGGTTCAGCTTGGCATCCGACAGATGGGTATCAATATCCGAGCCTAATACACGTACCTTTCCGGCCGTCTTGTTGACCAGTGAACAAACAATTCCCAGGGTTGTCGACTTGCCTGCGCCGTTAGGCCCGAGCAGTGCAAAAAAATCCCCTTGAGCGACATCCAGATCAATACCCTTTAGCGCTTCAAAACCATCGCCATAGGTCTTGGTGAGCCCTCTTATTTCAAGTGCATTGGTCATAAAAGATCCTGATTCCATGAAGCAGCCGGTAACGGCAGTCGGGGCTGCCGCACCCTGAAATTTAGAATCCTATTTATTGTGCCAACTGTAATGATTTCAAGGGCTATACCCGGTCAATCCGGCTGGACCAAAAACAGAAAGTGAGACAGGAATCCCGATATGAGCAGGAACCCACCCCTATAATACGGTTACAACAACTTACAAATGGTTCGCTTTGATCAGGTTCTGAGGGCGAGCTGAAACGATGGGAATGTACGACACATCATGAGATCCGTTCACACGATCCGACTGTCACTCACCCTGACCACCCTGGCTCTTTCCGGGTGCTTTGGAGGGGGTGACTCCGGCGGCGACGACTCCAGCGTCGGGCGGCTCAACTATAACGGTTTCAGCGGACTCTCCTACCAGACCGCGAGTCAGGCCGGAACCATCAGCGAACAAGGCGAGTTTCGCTACTACCCCGGCGAAACGCTCAGTTTCCGGGTCGGTAATCTGGCGGTCATTGACGGTGTCCCTGCCCAAAAGTATGTGACTCCGCTCGAGTTTTTTCCCGACGTCCGCTCGGCACTCACAAGCCCTGCGGTGGACGAAGAAGGTCTCAGTACCCATACCATTACAGAACAGCAGTTGCTGGACGATGTCTCACTGATGAATCTCACCCGCTTTCTGATCTCGCTGAACTGGACAGAAAACGTACGGGAGGGCGAGGGCATCGAGATCCGTGACCGGGTAGTGAATCAGCTCAATAAGGCACTTCCGGGTCTGACAGCGCCGATCGACTTCAATGTCAGTGAAGCCGAGTTCACAGCGCTCGGCGACACGCCCTCTCCTGCCAATCAGCTTTTGGCAGCGATCTGCTTCTACCCGGAGGATGACGAACTGTGCGAGGATCCGCCGACCCACGAAGAAATCAGCAACGCGCCGCCCCGCCCCGAAAATGACGATGATCGGGACCCGGACATTGAATACAGCGAAGACTTGCAAGCCAGGCGGGACCGCATACTGGAATCGATCCGGAGCCTGGAAGACATTGATTCGAATGATGCGCAGACTTACCTGACCCGTGAACTGCGAGCGATAAGCACGGCAGTGGCCAACCGCTTCTACCTGGACGAAGATGTCGCCAGCCATAGTGCCAGCGAAACAGAGATCAAAACGGTAACCATCCGTCGTATAGCCGGCAGCCCGGAAGTAGCTGAACTCGAAGCAATAAGCACTCGCCCCGGCGACGTCACAATCCACGCTACCGACTGGCAGGAGGCAGACGTCGAATACTTCGTCTCGGGTGAAGCCGGCGGCGAGTCAGAGCTGCTGCTGAGTTTCCAGCCAGAAAATACCTACCGCTGGGTCCGCAAGCAACTGCGGGTAATTATCCGTTAATCAGCCGGGTAAGGCTCCAACGGGATTCGCCGCCAGTGACATCATAACGGGAAGGATCCAGCCCCCTTGTTCCATGGGGGAGGCACTCACGGATCTGCAC of Marinobacter sediminum contains these proteins:
- a CDS encoding organic solvent ABC transporter permease, with the translated sequence MRSVHTIRLSLTLTTLALSGCFGGGDSGGDDSSVGRLNYNGFSGLSYQTASQAGTISEQGEFRYYPGETLSFRVGNLAVIDGVPAQKYVTPLEFFPDVRSALTSPAVDEEGLSTHTITEQQLLDDVSLMNLTRFLISLNWTENVREGEGIEIRDRVVNQLNKALPGLTAPIDFNVSEAEFTALGDTPSPANQLLAAICFYPEDDELCEDPPTHEEISNAPPRPENDDDRDPDIEYSEDLQARRDRILESIRSLEDIDSNDAQTYLTRELRAISTAVANRFYLDEDVASHSASETEIKTVTIRRIAGSPEVAELEAISTRPGDVTIHATDWQEADVEYFVSGEAGGESELLLSFQPENTYRWVRKQLRVIIR
- a CDS encoding ABC transporter ATP-binding protein yields the protein MTNALEIRGLTKTYGDGFEALKGIDLDVAQGDFFALLGPNGAGKSTTLGIVCSLVNKTAGKVRVLGSDIDTHLSDAKLNLGVVPQEFNFNQFEKVFDIVTTQAGYYGIPLKQASVSAEKYLKKLGLWDKRNTPARMLSGGMKRRLMIARALVHEPRLLILDEPTAGVDIELRRSMWTFLEEINRHGTTIILTTHYLEEAEALCRNIAIIDHGKILKNTSKKDLLQELSVETFVLDPEPTLASVPELDGFVTRVDGEGALEVDVEKGQGLNQVFVQLEQQGIKVVSMRTKANRLEELFIRMVEENAAGSRDGLEGVA